One window of Trifolium pratense cultivar HEN17-A07 linkage group LG5, ARS_RC_1.1, whole genome shotgun sequence genomic DNA carries:
- the LOC123886261 gene encoding uncharacterized protein LOC123886261: MDGDVLHIVNVYSSCNFVKKKKMWEDLLTLKQHSGVGEWCVGGDFNAILHSSERIGSSADGRQSERIMFNRFVEEMGVIDVPVLGKKFSWISADGKSKSRIDRFLLSDGFVTKHGITGQWIGDRDISDHCPIWLIVSPKDWGPKPFRVINGWLDHPDFISFVESSWKSFVVHGKKAYVLKEKFKLLKESLRKWNREIFGFLDLNIEKTVKDINDIEGLLGGDDMDVELTRREGLNKDFWRQLHLKESLLKQKSRTRWVKEGDSNTRYFHESIKSRRRRNQLMALKDEDHWVHGVKEVKGFVKNFFENNFKENWENRPNLNGITFHSLSDEDNFSLMAPFTVDEVRFGVVMVIKAQVQTVSILIF; the protein is encoded by the coding sequence ATGGATGGTGATGTGTTGCATATTGTCAATGTATATTCATCttgtaattttgtcaaaaagaaaaaaatgtgggAAGATTTGTTGACTTTAAAGCAACATAGTGGAGTAGGAGAGTGGTGTGTGGGAGGAGATTTTAATGCCATTTTACATTCTTCGGAAAGAATAGGTAGTAGTGCGGACGGCAGACAAAGTGAAAGAATTATGTTTAATCGTTTTGTTGAAGAGATGGGAGTGATAGATGTTCCGGTGTTAGGAAAAAAATTCTCTTGGATCAGTGCGGATGGCAAATCAAAGAGTCGGATAGATAGATTCTTGTTATCTGATGGTTTTGTTACTAAGCATGGTATCACCGGGCAGTGGATAGGAGATCGCGATATATCTGATCACTGTCCAATTTGGTTGATAGTCTCACCCAAGGACTGGGGTCCTAAACCTTTTAGGGTGATCAATGGTTGGTTGGATCATCcagattttatttcttttgtggAGTCCTCATGGAAGAGTTTTGTTGTTCATGGAAAAAAGGCTTATGTATTAAAAGAGAAGTTTAAACTATTGAAAGAAAGTTTGAGAAAGTGGAATAGAGAGATTTTTGGTTTTCTTGATCTTAATATTGAGAAGACTGTGAAGGACATCAATGACATCGAAGGTCTTTTGGGTGGAGATGACATGGATGTAGAGTTAACTAGAAGGGAAGGGCTTAATAAAGATTTTTGGAGACAACTTCATCTCAAGGAGAGTCTTCTAAAACAAAAGTCTAGAACGAGGTGGGTCAAAGAAGGTGATTCAAACACTAGATACTTTCATGAATCCATaaaaagtagaagaagaaggaaTCAATTAATGGCTTTGAAGGACGAAGACCATTGGGTACATGGGGTGAAAGAGGTGAAGGGTTTTGTGAAGAATTTTTTCGAGAACAATTTTAAGGAGAATTGGGAGAATAGACCGAATCTCAATGGTATTACGTTTCATTCACTTTCTGATGAGGATAATTTTTCGTTGATGGCACCTTTTACCGTTGATGAAGTTAGATTTGGAGTAGTGATGGTAATAAAAGCCCAGGTCCAGAcggtttcaattttaattttttga
- the LOC123885363 gene encoding DELLA protein RGL2-like, which translates to MENFCNFGEISFSAIEDKLSSSNDTFWHTKKVTAMKNVQFSVAEDQGDHNGIESLRSNFGFFPQEEELLLSTNQQKFHHQDYEPFDNLQFDMVQFDEQFETKTLPLCDTKKGKQYYQNTPLAAPVEILKNYGKGFKRLLPDEGKILHPVNDFGLVTDNENERKLSTTDIMKIAGTKFIQSSSSSDHSASGLILNHPFGFSFSGLSDEEKEDISLAESLLTCAEKVGYQQFERARKVLSQIESLSSKTGNPVKRVVHYFAEALRQRIDKETGRVSINNMQKKESLFDPEAETKDLNPTLVAFIEDLPFCKVAMFTCVQALIENVTDAKKIHVIDLAIRKGLQLAILMQALQSRNECPLELLKITAIESGNTDTSKLAVEDTGKRLKEFAQSLNIPFSFDIIIVSDWLNLREDHFKIDSDETVAVYSQFALRCKIQQSDQLETVMRVIRTINPTVMVVAEIEANHNSKSFVNRFIEALFYFSAFFDCLEDCMKGDEKNRMIMESMYFSHGIRNNVAEEGAERKSRNVKIDVWRAFFSRFGMVETKLSMISLYQAELVAKRFSCGSSCTFDMNGHCLLVGWKGTPINSVSVWKFI; encoded by the coding sequence ATGGAAAACTTTTGCAATTTTGGTGAGATAAGTTTCAGTGCAATTGAGGACAAACTTAGTTCATCCAATGATACTTTCTGGCATACCAAAAAAGTTACTGCAATGAAAAATGTTCAATTTTCTGTAGCAGAAGATCAAGGAGACCATAATGGCATTGAGTCTCTTCGCTCAAATTTTGGTTTCTTTCCGCAAGAAGAAGAGTTACTTCTTTCCACTAATCAACAAAAGTTTCATCATCAAGATTATGAACCTTTTGATAATCTACAATTTGATATGGTTCAATTTGATGAACAGTTTGAAACCAAAACTCTTCCACTTTGTGACACAAAAAAGGGCAAACAATATTACCAAAATACCCCTTTAGCTGCACCAGTTGAAATATTGAAGAATTATGGCAAAGGATTCAAGAGGTTATTACCTGATGAAGGAAAAATCCTTCATCCTGTCAATGATTTTGGTTTAGTCACGGAtaatgaaaatgagagaaaGTTGTCGACCACAGATATCATGAAGATAGCTGGAACTAAGTTCATacaatcatcatcttcatcagaTCATTCTGCATCAGGTTTGATTCTTAATCACCCTTTTGGTTTTTCTTTCTCCGGTCTATCcgatgaagagaaagaagatatTTCACTTGCTGAATCACTCTTAACTTGTGCTGAGAAAGTTGGATATCAACAATTTGAACGCGCTAGAAAAGTTTTATCACAAATTGAGTCTTTATCTTCGAAGACAGGTAACCCGGTTAAGCGCGTGGTTCATTATTTTGCCGAAGCTCTTCGTCAAAGAATCGACAAAGAAACAGGTAGAGTATCTATTAACAATATGCAAAAGAAGGAATCTTTATTTGATCCTGAAGCGGAAACCAAGGATCTAAATCCGACCCTTGTCGCGTTTATTGAAGATCTTCCATTTTGTAAAGTTGCAATGTTCACATGTGTACAAGCTTTAATAGAAAATGTAACTGATGCAAAGAAGATTCATGTTATTGATCTCGCAATTCGAAAAGGGTTACAGTTGGCAATCCTAATGCAAGCGCTTCAATCGAGAAACGAATGTCCACTCGAGCTTCTAAAGATAACAGCTATTGAGAGCGGAAACACAGACACTTCAAAGCTTGCAGTCGAAGACACTGGTAAGAGATTGAAAGAATTTGCGCAAAGTTTGAACATACCTTTTTCATTTGATATAATTATTGTATCTGATTGGTTAAACCTAAGAGAAGATCATTTTAAGATAGATTCAGACGAAACTGTTGCGGTTTATTCTCAATTTGCGCTTAGATGCAAGATTCAACAATCCGACCAGCTTGAAACAGTCATGAGAGTGATTAGAACTATAAATCCAACAGTAATGGTTGTCGCCGAGATTGAAGCAAATCACAATTCTAAATCTTTTGTTAACCGTTTCATCGAAGCACTTTTCTACTTTAGTGCATTTTTCGATTGTTTAGAGGATTGCATGAAAGGCGATGAGAAAAATAGAATGATTATGGAATCAATGTATTTTAGTCATGGTATAAGGAATAATGTAGCTGAAGAAGGAGCTGAAAGAAAGAGTAGAAATGTGAAGATTGATGTGTGGAGAGCATTTTTTAGTAGATTTGGAATGGTTGAGACAAAATTGAGTATGATATCTTTGTATCAAGCTGAATTGGTTGCTAAAAGATTTTCTTGTGGAAGTTCTTGCACATTTGATATGAATGGTCATTGTCTTCTTGTTGGATGGAAGGGAACACCTATTAATTCTGTTTCTGTTTGGAAATtcatttga
- the LOC123885364 gene encoding NADH dehydrogenase [ubiquinone] 1 alpha subcomplex subunit 2, translating to MAWRGQLSKNIKELRLLMCQSSPASSSARAFVEKNYKELKTLNPKLPILIRECSGVEPQLWARYDLGVEKGIKLEGMTEPQILKALEDLVKAGQSLKA from the exons ATGGCATGGAGAGGACAACTTTCGAAGAACATAAAAGAGCTTCGACTTTTGATGTGCCAGTCATCTCCTGCAAGCTCATCTGCAAG GGCATTTGTTGAAAAGAATTATAAGGAACTAAAGACATTGAACCCAAAACTGCCCATATTGATCCGTGAATGCAGTGGAGTTGAACCCCAATTATGGGCAAGATATG ATTTGGGTGTTGAGAAAGGCATTAAGCTGGAAGGCATGACAGAGCCACAGATTTTGAAAGCACTTGAAGATCTGGTAAAAGCAGGACAATCTTTGAAAGCTTGA